Within the Miscanthus floridulus cultivar M001 chromosome 17, ASM1932011v1, whole genome shotgun sequence genome, the region GTGGATCGGCACCTACGGCACACGGCAGCATATCCCCTGCCTCCACTCCTCGTCGCCCCAGCCTGACGGATCCCCACCGGGAGAAGCAACCGGAGTCCGGAGGACGCGAACGCGACGCTTACTCGTAGGGTGGTGTCTAGATCCGGTGCGTAAAGTTGGGAGGTGTCGCATGGAATGTTATATGGTttgtttgatactaataaaaaaatagatTATAGAATCTGTTagtaaatcgcgagacgaatttattaagcttaattaatctgtcattagcacatgtatatactgtagcactttattatcaaatcatgaactaattaggtttaaaagattcgcctCGCAGGGTagtctgtgcaattagttatttttaagtctatatttaataattTATGTATGTATTAAATATTCAATATGATTGATGTAAAGTTTTGACGATGAAGTAAACAAAGGCTAAAAGGGCACCCCTGCTGGTACTGCTAGTATGATAGCCCCCATTTTTTAATGTCGCCAGCCGGCGGCTCGCACGTGGTCCGTTCCTGGACCCCCGGGTTACGGAGCCCGAACTCTCAAGGTTTTTGACAGTGCGGGCAGAGACCCTTTCTGCGTCCGCGCTGACGCTGCGCTTTTCCGTGTCGACGCGGCTCTTTCGCCTTGGAACCTTCGGTGCGTGCCGTGCTGGGGAAGCTCGACCGGAGCCGAGCACGGTGATTGCAGATTGACCTCTAGTAGCAGGCTCTTGTGCCCTTCCCCGTCATCGTCCGGGTCACTGAGTCACGCGCAGTCACGGCTACGCGGTCGGCGCAAAGCGACTGGTATTTCCCTCACGGTTATACACCTGTACGCGGAGCGCAGCGGTGAATTTTACGTGTGAATTCGATGCAGCGAACAGGAATGATTCTATGCCAGAAAGtgaggatttttttttaaaaccacAGAAAGAGAGGAttttgaaaaaagaaaagaagaaagtttCTGCAAATCCAGAGTGGGGATGAACAGAGCAAAATTGGGGCAAGAACGAAATCCATTGCATTGTTTGTGTCACACAGTAATTTACATGGAACTTCACCATCACAGGGTGAATTCACACGGAGATGCCGCTCGTGATCAGGTGAAGCGTCGGTTTCTCCTACATTGTGGGCGCCGTCAACGTCAATGTCGAGGGGCTCGGCGGCCTCTGCCCTCGCTTCTTCCTCGCTTCCGGCACCGCCATCGTCGATGCAAGGGACGTCCTCGTCCGCTGTCGCGTTCGTCGCGTCGGACGACGATGTTTCGGCGGGAGCAGAGAGCACGTCGATCCAGCCCTCGTCGGAGTCCCAGTCCGGCAGCGCCGAAGAGGGGCAGGCCAGCGCCCCGATCCTCTCGGCGGTGCTCTGTGCCGACACCACGTCGTGGTGGTCGTCGTCGCTGTCGGACTCCCAGAATGCCGCGTCCAGCGTGCTCTTGGGCGACACCCACCTGCCCTTGGCGGCGTCCAGGTCCAGCGCCGCCCGGCAGTCGGAGGTGCCGCTGGCGGAGGCGATGAACGGGTGCTCCAGCAGCTGCACCGCCGTGGCCCGGTCGCTGGGGCGCCGCGCCAGGCACCTGCCCAGGAAGTCCTTGGCCTCGGCGGACAGCCACCGGGGCACCTCGGGAACGGCGTCCGTGTACCCGATGAGGCGCACCGCGGCGAGCACGTCGTCCACGCCGGCCCAGGGCGCGCGTCCCGTGGCCATCTCGATGACGGTGCACCCAAGCGCCCAGACGTCGGCGGGCGGGCCCTGCGCCTCCCCGCGCGCCACCTCCGGCGCCATGAACGCAGGCGTGCCGCCGATCGGCCCGTCGCCGTCGGCCGCCATCCTCGCGCACCCGAAGTCGGCGAGCTTGGCGCGGCCATCGCCGCCGATGACGACGTTCCGCGGCTTGACGTCGCCGTGCACGAGCCCCGCCCCGTGGACGTACGCGAGGCCCGCGGCGACGTCGGCCGCGTACGCCGCGACGGCGCGCTCGTCGAGCCCGCGCCCGCCATTCCTGGCCACGGCGTCGGCCAGCGAGCCCCCCGGCGCGAACTCGAGGAAGAGCTGGTACGAGCCGTCGCGCCCGCCGCGGCCGCCGATGCAGGGGACGACGTGCGGCGAGCGGAGTCCCGCCATGAGCCCCCGCTCCCGCCGCAGCAGCTCCGCGCCCGCCGACGCCGCCGGCGCGGACTTGACCGCGAACAGCTCCCCGGAATCGTGGTCGGCGGCCAGGAACACCTCCGCCCCCGACGCGCCGCGGCCCAGCGTCCGCACCCGCGTCCACCTCCCCCCGCTCACGGCCATCGCCATGCGCAGCAGTTGTTGTGAATTGCGATCCGCCTTGTTCTTGTTTCTCGCGTGCGTCTTTGCTATTGCTTCGGTGTTCGGTGCCTGCTGTTGTTTGTGGTGGTTGTTGTTTCTGTTGGCCTTGACTTGTCTCGAGCTGGAGCTGGCCTTTTTGCTCTCGTGCTGAGTCTTTTTGTGGCTGGTGCCAGGTGCGTTTATGTATATATATAGGGGATAGATAGAGGAGGATGCTTGTGCTTGGGGGCCGGGATTAGTAAGGATTGCAAGTTTAGAACATGGAAGGTGTTTGGCGTGTGGCAAAAGCGCGGCGCGCTGGGGGAGATTAGGAGGAAATCGATGGATACGGAGGGTCGGAGGCCACCAAAAGGCGTGGTGTGGTCTGGGCGCTCGGGTGTGCACTGTTGTGTTGTTTGGAGTGACAACAGAAAGCCGTCGTGTCGAATTTTCGATCCATGGTCCAAGTCAGCGCGTGCGCACCTGAAAGGCGCTGTTCATGCAGGCACCCTGTACGCGCGCTTTGCTCCGCCGGGGGGGCCACGGTTGGTCGTTCCACACTCCCTTGTCTGTATCGTTGTACAAGTCCACAGCAAAGTTGTGGTGTGTAGCCACGAAAACCTCCGTTAAACATTTACGAAAAAAAAGCATGCCACCAAATCCTCCGTTACacataatcagcctgttcgtttgctcgtaaacgatcgtaaatttttagccgggaacagtgtttttctctcacaccaaaccagccagcagtaaataatccacgatacgatacggcctcccgaacaggctgttagGAAAAAAACATTCTTTGTAACGCAAGCTCAGACGCAGCGGCTGcgtcagcccccccccccccccccccccccccccccccagactGCGGGCGATGGCGCGCGATTGCTCCCATTCCAAGCTGCTGTCGcggtcaaatactcaaatgcgtGTACTGATGTACGGTGTCGTTCACGAACACTAGCCGAAACTCGTCCCGTGCATGCACTGACTGATGCATGTGTTCGTCCGTGGCCGTGAATCATGCCGGTCGTCGTTGCTCCGCCTGAACCACGCCGCAACGCGGGCGGCCGAAACGGCAGcgcctacccccccccccccccccagacaGAAAAGGGAAAGGAATCCGTTCCGACGGGGTTTGACAGAACATCCCGCCGAGTATCTGTCACCTCAGCTCAGCAGCGTCGAGGGAACGAACGACACGCATACGCACCGTCCCGCGGAGGCATATTCCCGTGCATATGCACCCCGCGGCGCAGCGGCACGTTCACGCAGGCGCAAACACACAGCCGGCGTCAGGCGCGGCTGCATATGCTGCTGCTGCGCGCGCCGGCGGCCGCGTCTCAGCGCCGCGGAGCGACGTGCGGGCGGG harbors:
- the LOC136516043 gene encoding mitogen-activated protein kinase kinase kinase 18-like is translated as MAMAVSGGRWTRVRTLGRGASGAEVFLAADHDSGELFAVKSAPAASAGAELLRRERGLMAGLRSPHVVPCIGGRGGRDGSYQLFLEFAPGGSLADAVARNGGRGLDERAVAAYAADVAAGLAYVHGAGLVHGDVKPRNVVIGGDGRAKLADFGCARMAADGDGPIGGTPAFMAPEVARGEAQGPPADVWALGCTVIEMATGRAPWAGVDDVLAAVRLIGYTDAVPEVPRWLSAEAKDFLGRCLARRPSDRATAVQLLEHPFIASASGTSDCRAALDLDAAKGRWVSPKSTLDAAFWESDSDDDHHDVVSAQSTAERIGALACPSSALPDWDSDEGWIDVLSAPAETSSSDATNATADEDVPCIDDGGAGSEEEARAEAAEPLDIDVDGAHNVGETDASPDHERHLRVNSPCDGEVPCKLLCDTNNAMDFVLAPILLCSSPLWICRNFLLFFFQNPLFLWF